The following coding sequences lie in one Mycobacterium gordonae genomic window:
- a CDS encoding ferredoxin reductase: MFTQTFSRTIAKRVLSSDLVDLLTGPHGVDRYTELVTPTWTSGEARAKVIDVRRTTPRSVTLTLAPNAAFTERHSAKAGQFVNVTVEIDGRMHSRCYSPANVEGSAEIELTVGIHDGGLVSSYLYERARRGMVVGLDGVGGDFMLPTELPRRILFISGGSGITPVMAMLRTLVARGHAGEIAFVHYARTPEEACYREELAAMRGVRVLHGFTRSGSGDLDGRFGAEHLAAAMEAPDAVFVCGPDALVDAVKGLCENVFTESFVPPVFAPPADPTGGRVSFADSNVDVTDDGRSLLEQAESAGLKPQNGCRMGICHTCTRRKTSGTVRNLITGAVSTAPDEDVQICVTVPVGDVGIAL; this comes from the coding sequence ATGTTCACTCAAACTTTCTCTCGGACGATCGCCAAGCGAGTCCTGAGTTCCGACCTCGTTGATCTGCTCACCGGGCCGCACGGCGTCGACCGGTACACCGAGCTTGTGACGCCGACGTGGACCTCGGGCGAGGCTCGCGCCAAGGTGATCGACGTCAGGCGGACCACGCCGCGCAGCGTCACGCTGACGTTGGCTCCGAATGCCGCGTTCACTGAGCGCCACAGCGCCAAGGCCGGGCAGTTCGTCAACGTGACCGTCGAGATCGACGGCCGCATGCACTCGCGGTGCTATTCGCCGGCAAACGTCGAAGGCAGCGCCGAAATAGAGCTGACCGTCGGCATTCACGACGGCGGTCTGGTGTCGAGCTACCTGTATGAGCGGGCACGCCGCGGCATGGTGGTCGGACTCGACGGCGTCGGCGGCGACTTCATGCTGCCGACCGAGTTGCCCCGGCGAATCCTGTTCATTTCCGGCGGCAGCGGAATCACTCCGGTGATGGCGATGCTGCGCACCCTGGTCGCGCGGGGTCATGCCGGTGAGATCGCGTTCGTGCACTACGCCCGCACCCCGGAGGAGGCCTGCTACCGCGAGGAACTGGCCGCGATGCGCGGGGTTCGGGTGCTGCACGGTTTCACCCGTTCGGGTTCGGGTGACCTGGACGGCCGTTTCGGCGCCGAGCATCTGGCCGCCGCGATGGAGGCGCCCGACGCGGTGTTTGTCTGCGGCCCAGACGCTTTGGTCGACGCCGTCAAGGGTCTCTGTGAAAATGTGTTCACTGAAAGTTTCGTGCCGCCGGTGTTCGCGCCGCCAGCCGATCCGACCGGTGGACGGGTGAGTTTCGCCGACAGCAACGTCGACGTCACCGACGACGGCCGGTCGCTGTTGGAACAGGCCGAGTCGGCCGGCCTCAAGCCGCAGAACGGATGCCGGATGGGTATCTGCCACACCTGCACGCGCCGCAAGACCTCCGGCACCGTGCGCAATCTGATCACCGGCGCCGTCTCCACCGCCCCCGACGAGGACGTGCAGATCTGCGTCACCGTTCCGGTCGGCGACGTCGGTATCGCCCTCTAG
- a CDS encoding fatty acid desaturase family protein — MSQNKITLTKEQADAFGRELDAIRERVLADLGEEDAEYIRKVIKAQRALEVGGRALLFLPPTWLFGTAMLGFAKILDNMEVGHNIMHGQYDWMRDPTISGRDFEWDSACPSDQWRHSHNYMHHTHTNIVGMDRDIGYGILRMSEDQRWQPYFLGNPVYAFLLMVLFQYGVALHELETERIRSGEISLRDKRDTLKEIWQKVRRQTLKDYVAFPLLAGPFAPFVFAGNLTANLMRNVWAYTIIFCGHFPEGTQEFTIEETEGESRGQWYFRQVLGSANLTGGKFFHVMSGNLSHQIEHHLFPDIPARRYADIAPEVQEICERYGIPYNKGPLLKQFGTVVRKIIRLSVPDSWHRRSTAPAPTQLELVAA; from the coding sequence ATGTCACAGAACAAGATCACGCTGACCAAGGAGCAGGCCGACGCGTTCGGCCGGGAGCTCGACGCCATCAGGGAACGGGTGCTGGCGGACCTCGGCGAAGAGGACGCCGAGTACATCCGCAAGGTCATCAAGGCCCAGCGTGCCCTGGAAGTCGGCGGCCGCGCGCTGTTGTTCCTGCCGCCGACCTGGTTGTTCGGCACCGCGATGCTGGGCTTCGCGAAGATCCTGGACAACATGGAGGTCGGGCACAACATCATGCACGGCCAGTACGACTGGATGCGTGACCCGACGATCTCCGGCCGAGACTTCGAGTGGGACAGTGCGTGCCCGTCGGACCAGTGGCGGCATTCGCACAACTACATGCACCACACCCACACCAACATCGTGGGAATGGACCGCGACATCGGCTACGGCATCTTGCGGATGAGCGAGGACCAGCGCTGGCAGCCGTATTTCCTGGGCAACCCGGTCTACGCGTTCCTGCTGATGGTGTTGTTCCAGTACGGTGTGGCGCTGCACGAGCTGGAAACCGAGCGGATCCGCTCCGGCGAGATCTCGCTGCGGGACAAGCGCGACACCCTGAAGGAGATCTGGCAAAAAGTCCGCCGCCAGACCCTCAAGGACTACGTGGCTTTCCCGCTGCTGGCCGGGCCGTTCGCGCCGTTCGTCTTCGCCGGCAACCTGACGGCGAACCTGATGCGCAACGTGTGGGCGTACACGATCATCTTCTGCGGCCACTTCCCGGAGGGCACCCAGGAGTTCACGATCGAGGAGACCGAGGGTGAATCCCGCGGCCAGTGGTACTTCCGTCAGGTGCTCGGTTCGGCGAACCTGACCGGCGGCAAGTTCTTCCACGTCATGTCGGGCAACCTCTCCCACCAGATCGAACACCACCTGTTCCCGGACATCCCGGCCCGCCGGTATGCCGACATCGCGCCGGAGGTGCAGGAGATCTGCGAGCGCTACGGCATTCCCTACAACAAGGGACCGCTGCTCAAGCAGTTCGGCACTGTAGTCCGCAAGATCATCCGGCTGAGCGTCCCGGACTCGTGGCACCGGCGGTCCACGGCGCCGGCGCCCACCCAGCTAGAGCTGGTCGCCGCGTAG
- a CDS encoding SRPBCC family protein: MEWTGARYSDRPTVESSTWVDAEPQRVWSLVSDIELMPTLSNELQSVAWLDGVSSPRIGARFIGHNEHDAFGRWSTTSHIVSFDQPREFAWAVGEPEYPAAIWRFRLAPRDGGTVLSFWTQMGPGRSGLSNAIDAMPDKEQKIVFVRLREFEAAIDKTLAAIKRLAEHGVR; encoded by the coding sequence ATGGAGTGGACCGGCGCGCGCTATTCGGACAGACCGACCGTGGAATCCTCGACCTGGGTCGACGCCGAGCCGCAGCGCGTCTGGAGTCTGGTCTCCGATATCGAGCTGATGCCGACGCTGAGCAATGAACTGCAATCCGTGGCGTGGCTGGACGGCGTGAGCAGCCCCCGGATCGGCGCCCGGTTCATCGGGCACAACGAACACGACGCGTTCGGACGCTGGAGCACCACCTCTCACATTGTCTCGTTCGACCAGCCCCGCGAATTCGCCTGGGCGGTCGGTGAACCCGAGTACCCCGCTGCGATCTGGCGATTCCGGCTGGCGCCGCGCGACGGCGGAACCGTGCTCTCGTTCTGGACGCAGATGGGCCCGGGCCGTTCGGGACTGTCCAACGCCATCGACGCGATGCCCGACAAGGAACAGAAAATCGTGTTCGTGCGGCTGCGGGAGTTCGAGGCGGCGATCGACAAGACCCTGGCGGCGATCAAAAGGCTGGCCGAGCACGGGGTGCGGTAA
- a CDS encoding LLM class flavin-dependent oxidoreductase yields MRTATTVELSTGAAETVDFVVESERLGIDMCWVAEAWGGDAASALGYLAARTDAILLGSGVMQVGTRSPVLVAQTAITLSNLSGGRFLLGLGASGPQVIEGLHGIAFDRPLSRIRETLEIVRQVFEGGRISYSGKDFQIPRPGGEARPMRLSTRPEHPIPIYLATLSPAMLRLTGRLADGWLGTSFVPEGADQAYFAHLDEGLAASGRSRADLDICQGAEVAFAADEDALREMVASRKAELAFSLGGMGSASTNFYNQAYSRQGWSEVAAAVRERWQAGDRPGAAALITDEMVLATTLIGTEEMVRARLAVWRDAGVNTVRLYPAGETLDTKLATLGRAIELVRRT; encoded by the coding sequence ATGCGCACGGCGACCACTGTCGAACTGTCCACCGGCGCCGCCGAAACCGTGGACTTCGTGGTCGAGTCTGAGCGGCTCGGGATCGATATGTGTTGGGTTGCCGAGGCATGGGGCGGCGATGCCGCGTCGGCGCTGGGCTACCTCGCAGCGCGCACCGATGCGATCCTGCTGGGGTCCGGGGTGATGCAGGTGGGTACCAGATCACCGGTGCTCGTGGCTCAGACTGCGATCACACTGTCCAACCTGTCCGGCGGCCGCTTCCTGCTCGGCCTCGGTGCGTCCGGGCCCCAGGTCATCGAGGGCCTGCACGGCATTGCGTTCGACAGGCCGCTGTCACGGATCCGCGAGACACTCGAGATCGTCCGGCAGGTTTTCGAGGGCGGCAGAATCTCGTATTCCGGCAAAGACTTTCAGATTCCGCGTCCGGGCGGGGAAGCCAGGCCGATGCGGTTGTCGACCCGGCCCGAACATCCGATCCCCATCTACCTGGCCACCCTGTCACCGGCCATGCTGCGGCTCACCGGCCGGCTCGCGGACGGTTGGTTGGGCACCAGCTTCGTGCCCGAGGGCGCCGACCAGGCCTACTTCGCCCACCTGGACGAGGGGCTGGCCGCCTCCGGTCGCAGCCGCGCCGATCTCGACATCTGTCAGGGCGCCGAGGTCGCTTTCGCCGCGGACGAAGACGCACTTCGCGAGATGGTCGCCAGCCGAAAGGCGGAGCTCGCGTTCAGCCTCGGGGGGATGGGTTCGGCCAGCACCAACTTCTACAACCAGGCATACAGTCGCCAGGGCTGGAGCGAGGTCGCCGCCGCCGTGCGGGAACGCTGGCAGGCGGGCGACCGACCCGGCGCGGCCGCGCTGATCACCGACGAGATGGTCCTGGCGACCACCTTGATCGGCACCGAGGAGATGGTGCGGGCCCGGCTTGCGGTGTGGCGCGACGCGGGTGTGAACACCGTGCGGCTCTATCCGGCCGGCGAGACACTGGACACCAAACTTGCCACCCTGGGCCGCGCCATCGAATTGGTCCGCCGAACGTGA
- a CDS encoding DUF1214 domain-containing protein, which produces MTHESTTAWRELLSALRELDRSFLEGDRAVTDDRHVADGYRMLGSTLGVALDSYLFPEPGRPQFVAVNTPFRRDRRWGGDNTDAYYHMCPVEPDRRYRISGNKGDSEYFSVTAYNEPSPGAWSDRVVAIIRDSDLEIDTDGNFSFEFPPTPGAAALMTRDYQADPLTGRPVVWQIEALDDPEPIRHGDAETAAKLRAATTWLRTMFAIVPLPVGARADDAHALGHEVAHAANEFADPYQVPDANFGWSARDACYAYGSFVLGADEALVITHRPPSCRFWNMVVWNQFMATYGAGDARCSVNGRSAIANSDGSVTIVLSAAGTAHPNSLTTLGYPRGNLAFRWFLADRVPARPDVQLVTVSDAPTAPL; this is translated from the coding sequence ATGACGCACGAATCAACGACGGCCTGGCGTGAATTGCTCAGTGCCCTCCGCGAACTCGACCGTTCCTTCCTGGAGGGCGATCGCGCGGTAACCGACGACCGGCACGTCGCCGACGGCTACCGCATGCTCGGCTCCACCCTGGGGGTGGCGCTGGACAGCTACCTCTTCCCCGAACCCGGTCGTCCCCAGTTCGTCGCCGTGAACACGCCATTTCGGCGTGATCGCCGGTGGGGCGGCGACAACACCGACGCCTACTACCACATGTGCCCAGTCGAACCGGATCGCCGATACCGCATCAGCGGCAACAAGGGCGACAGCGAGTACTTCTCGGTGACGGCGTACAACGAGCCCTCCCCGGGCGCCTGGTCGGACCGGGTGGTCGCGATCATCCGTGACTCCGACCTGGAGATCGACACCGACGGCAACTTCTCCTTCGAGTTCCCACCTACCCCCGGCGCGGCCGCGCTGATGACGCGCGACTACCAGGCCGACCCGCTGACCGGGCGCCCTGTCGTGTGGCAGATCGAGGCGCTCGACGACCCGGAGCCGATCCGGCATGGGGACGCCGAGACCGCGGCCAAGCTGCGCGCGGCGACCACCTGGTTGCGCACCATGTTCGCCATCGTGCCGCTGCCGGTCGGCGCCCGCGCCGACGACGCTCATGCGCTCGGGCACGAAGTCGCGCACGCCGCAAATGAATTCGCCGACCCCTACCAGGTGCCGGACGCCAACTTCGGCTGGTCGGCGCGCGATGCCTGCTACGCCTACGGCAGCTTCGTGCTCGGTGCGGACGAGGCGCTGGTCATCACGCACCGGCCGCCGTCGTGCCGGTTCTGGAACATGGTGGTGTGGAACCAGTTCATGGCCACCTATGGGGCCGGCGACGCGCGCTGTTCGGTCAACGGGCGCAGCGCGATTGCGAATAGCGACGGGTCGGTGACGATCGTCTTGTCCGCTGCCGGAACGGCGCACCCGAATTCGCTGACCACACTTGGCTATCCGCGCGGCAATCTGGCGTTCCGGTGGTTCCTCGCCGACAGAGTGCCGGCGCGGCCGGATGTGCAGCTGGTCACGGTGTCCGACGCGCCGACGGCGCCGCTCTAG
- a CDS encoding TetR/AcrR family transcriptional regulator yields MVEESGRPRDPRIDAAVLSATVELLAETGYPGLLVSAIARRAGTSKPAIYRRWASKAHLVHEAVFPISAATDIPDTGSLRDDLREMVCRTKAVLSTPAAAAALPGLIGEMAADPTLHSALLKRFAGLIGRGLSELLDKAAARGEIRPDVTAPELAEAVAGVTLLGLLTRPTELDDTWIDRTTTLLLKGIST; encoded by the coding sequence ATGGTAGAAGAGTCTGGCCGGCCCCGCGATCCGCGCATCGACGCGGCGGTGCTCAGCGCCACCGTTGAGCTGCTGGCCGAGACGGGCTACCCCGGATTGCTGGTCTCGGCGATCGCCCGACGCGCCGGCACCAGCAAGCCGGCGATCTACCGGCGTTGGGCGAGCAAGGCGCACCTCGTGCACGAGGCGGTTTTCCCCATCAGCGCCGCGACCGACATCCCCGATACCGGCTCGCTACGCGACGATCTTCGCGAAATGGTCTGTCGCACCAAGGCTGTGCTGAGTACCCCGGCCGCCGCGGCCGCGCTGCCGGGGCTGATCGGCGAGATGGCCGCGGACCCCACGCTGCATTCGGCGCTGTTGAAGCGGTTCGCCGGCCTCATCGGCCGCGGGCTGAGCGAACTGCTCGACAAGGCGGCCGCGCGAGGTGAGATTCGGCCCGATGTGACCGCCCCCGAACTCGCCGAAGCCGTCGCGGGTGTGACATTGCTGGGCCTGCTCACCCGGCCCACCGAACTCGACGACACCTGGATCGACCGCACTACGACGTTGCTTCTGAAAGGAATCAGCACATGA
- a CDS encoding sulfotransferase family protein, translating to MMAALAPDCPLDADVLCARAIQDTGLDDFGPADYRERLEVYLRALRDIEGLHPAGVVNSYGQLLQLLKNRLLLADLLRRHPEINDIELRSPVVIAGLPRTGTTHLHNLLATAPTFRTMPYWESNEPFPLPAEDGVQPDPRRARMDVAVSVINLVMPHFALMHEMTTDHVHEEIQLLANDFSTMLFETLAHVPGWRDYYQAHDQTPHYRYLATQLRAMRFLRGGRRWLLKSPQHLEQVPVLNRVFPDSIVVFTHRDPVPVALSMVAMITYSARMHRSPVPVEEIAAYWIDRLEQMLNAVVRDRDVIGPNRSLDIRFDDFMSDEVGVAERVYALAGEPFTDAARTAVTGYLAGHRRGRLGTVATSCEMFGLAEDDLRDRFAPYVERFLK from the coding sequence ATGATGGCCGCGTTGGCGCCCGACTGCCCACTGGATGCTGATGTGTTGTGCGCCAGAGCAATTCAGGACACCGGTCTGGACGACTTCGGTCCTGCCGACTACCGGGAACGACTCGAGGTCTACCTGCGCGCGCTGCGCGACATCGAGGGACTGCACCCGGCCGGGGTGGTGAACTCTTACGGGCAGCTGCTGCAGTTGCTGAAGAACCGGCTGCTGCTGGCCGACCTGCTGCGCCGCCACCCGGAGATCAACGACATCGAACTGCGTTCGCCGGTGGTGATCGCCGGATTGCCCCGCACGGGCACCACCCATCTGCACAACCTGCTGGCCACAGCGCCCACCTTCCGCACCATGCCGTACTGGGAGAGTAACGAACCGTTTCCGTTGCCCGCTGAAGACGGTGTGCAGCCGGACCCGCGCCGCGCCCGGATGGACGTGGCCGTCAGCGTGATCAACCTGGTGATGCCGCATTTCGCGCTCATGCACGAGATGACCACCGATCATGTCCACGAGGAGATTCAGCTGCTGGCCAACGACTTCTCGACGATGCTGTTCGAGACGCTGGCGCACGTGCCCGGCTGGCGTGACTACTACCAGGCCCACGATCAGACGCCGCACTATCGATACCTCGCCACCCAACTCAGGGCCATGCGGTTTCTGCGCGGCGGGCGGCGCTGGCTGCTGAAGTCGCCCCAGCATCTCGAGCAGGTGCCGGTGCTGAACCGGGTCTTTCCGGACAGCATCGTGGTCTTCACCCACCGCGACCCGGTGCCGGTCGCGCTGTCGATGGTCGCGATGATCACCTACTCGGCGCGCATGCACCGCTCACCGGTACCGGTCGAGGAGATCGCCGCGTACTGGATCGACCGCCTCGAGCAGATGCTCAACGCTGTGGTCCGCGATCGCGACGTGATCGGCCCGAACCGTTCGCTCGACATCCGTTTCGACGACTTCATGAGCGACGAAGTCGGCGTGGCCGAGCGGGTCTACGCGCTGGCCGGTGAACCTTTCACCGACGCTGCTCGCACGGCCGTCACCGGTTATCTGGCTGGCCATCGGCGCGGCCGGCTGGGCACGGTCGCCACGTCGTGCGAGATGTTCGGGCTGGCCGAGGACGATCTGCGCGACCGGTTCGCGCCCTACGTCGAACGCTTCCTCAAGTAG
- a CDS encoding alpha/beta fold hydrolase, whose amino-acid sequence MTISMPVLDGVEHRFIDVGGGVTIHVADAGPADGPVVMLVHGFPENWWEWHALIGPLAADGYRVLCPDLRGAGWSSAPRSTYTKDEMAGDLLVVLDELGIATVKLAAHDWGGPVAFILMLRHPERVTGFFGMNTVAPWVKRDLSSVRNIWRLWYQIPISLPVVGPRLLSDPKARFARALGRWVGGGFNIPDDDIRLYIDCMRQPGHAEAGSRWYRSFQTGEMLRWMRGEFADARVEVPVRWLSGVEDPVITPDLIDGYADHITDFEVELVDGVGHWIVSQRPDLVLDRLRAFLRL is encoded by the coding sequence ATGACCATCTCAATGCCCGTGCTGGACGGTGTCGAACACCGGTTTATCGATGTCGGTGGGGGAGTCACCATCCACGTCGCCGACGCCGGCCCGGCCGACGGACCGGTCGTCATGCTGGTGCACGGCTTCCCGGAGAACTGGTGGGAGTGGCATGCGCTGATCGGGCCGCTGGCCGCCGACGGCTACCGGGTGCTGTGCCCGGACCTGCGTGGGGCCGGCTGGAGTTCGGCGCCGCGCTCGACCTACACCAAGGACGAGATGGCCGGTGACTTGTTGGTGGTGCTGGACGAGCTGGGCATCGCCACGGTCAAGCTCGCCGCGCATGACTGGGGTGGGCCGGTGGCCTTCATCCTGATGCTGCGCCATCCCGAGCGGGTCACCGGCTTCTTCGGCATGAACACCGTCGCGCCCTGGGTGAAGCGTGATCTGTCGTCCGTTCGCAACATCTGGCGACTCTGGTACCAGATTCCGATCTCGTTGCCGGTCGTTGGGCCCCGCCTGCTCAGCGATCCCAAGGCACGGTTCGCGCGCGCCCTGGGCCGCTGGGTCGGCGGCGGGTTCAACATCCCCGACGACGACATCCGCCTCTACATCGACTGCATGCGCCAGCCCGGCCACGCCGAGGCCGGCTCACGGTGGTACCGGTCGTTTCAGACCGGTGAGATGTTGCGCTGGATGCGCGGGGAATTCGCCGATGCGCGGGTCGAGGTCCCGGTTCGTTGGCTCTCCGGTGTCGAGGACCCGGTGATCACGCCCGATCTGATCGACGGATATGCCGACCACATCACCGATTTCGAGGTCGAATTGGTCGACGGTGTGGGGCACTGGATCGTCAGTCAGCGGCCCGATCTGGTGCTGGACCGGCTGCGCGCATTTCTGCGCCTTTGA
- a CDS encoding family 16 glycoside hydrolase, with translation MAVFSSGCGNDSHGSTGPQTLNFAGITWQVHDGKWQVEGDTLSGSGGHLATTQEFTDGFIDVDVDTPPAMGDRTVGIGFHITGPDLGNGYAFNFTATQTFNVFEGTGNNWQPVNPAMTSFQQTGSLQPDHNQFHIELAGDRYRVWANGQPLADFNDPSQRKGSLMLWVESSGWTVKFSHMRVR, from the coding sequence GTGGCTGTCTTTTCCAGCGGCTGTGGCAACGACTCCCATGGGTCCACGGGTCCACAGACGCTGAACTTCGCAGGCATCACTTGGCAAGTCCACGACGGGAAGTGGCAAGTAGAAGGAGATACTCTCAGCGGCAGTGGCGGCCACCTCGCCACCACCCAGGAGTTCACCGACGGCTTCATCGACGTGGATGTCGATACTCCTCCGGCCATGGGAGACCGCACGGTCGGAATCGGCTTCCACATTACGGGTCCCGACCTCGGAAATGGCTATGCGTTCAATTTCACCGCTACCCAGACTTTCAATGTTTTTGAGGGAACCGGAAACAACTGGCAGCCGGTCAACCCTGCGATGACGAGCTTCCAGCAAACCGGAAGTCTGCAACCTGACCACAACCAGTTCCACATCGAATTGGCCGGCGATCGCTATCGTGTCTGGGCAAATGGCCAGCCACTCGCCGACTTCAACGACCCCAGCCAACGAAAAGGGTCGTTGATGCTGTGGGTGGAGTCGTCGGGTTGGACGGTCAAGTTCTCACATATGCGCGTGAGGTAG
- a CDS encoding zinc-binding dehydrogenase codes for MTATMRAERFYSDTKKVVLENVPIPEPGPGEVLVKVAFCGICHSDLSLINGTFPAQAPVVTQGHEASGTIAQLGPEVTGWAEGDRVVVAAGRPCQACPNCRRGDLSNCLRIQLMAFAYDGAWAEYTLAQASGLTRVPDNVPLEQAAILADAVSTPFGAVVRTGKVAVGESVGVWGLGGVGTHIVQLAKLVGAVPVIALDINPAVLERALEIGADYAFDTRDDRLQDKIAEVTGGRKLDVAFDAVGLKVTFEQALDSLTAGGRLVGVGMSAESPTVGPTAMFGLSRKQALGHLGYQNVDIETLAKLVSYGRLDLSRSISQVIPLQDIHAGIEMLERQEGNPIRILVQPGR; via the coding sequence GTGACCGCGACCATGCGCGCCGAGCGCTTCTACTCCGACACCAAAAAGGTTGTGCTGGAAAATGTTCCGATTCCAGAGCCGGGCCCCGGTGAGGTCCTGGTCAAGGTGGCGTTCTGCGGGATCTGCCATTCGGACCTGAGCCTGATCAACGGCACGTTCCCGGCCCAGGCGCCGGTGGTGACCCAGGGCCACGAAGCGTCGGGCACCATCGCGCAACTCGGACCGGAGGTGACCGGCTGGGCCGAGGGCGACCGGGTGGTGGTGGCCGCCGGCCGTCCCTGCCAGGCGTGTCCGAACTGCCGTCGCGGGGACCTCTCGAATTGCCTGCGAATTCAGCTGATGGCGTTCGCCTATGACGGCGCGTGGGCCGAATACACCCTCGCGCAGGCCTCCGGCTTGACCCGGGTGCCCGACAACGTCCCGCTCGAGCAGGCTGCGATCCTGGCCGACGCGGTGTCCACACCGTTCGGCGCCGTAGTGCGTACCGGCAAGGTCGCGGTCGGGGAGTCGGTCGGGGTGTGGGGCCTCGGCGGGGTCGGCACCCACATCGTGCAACTCGCCAAGCTGGTCGGCGCGGTGCCGGTGATCGCGCTCGACATCAACCCGGCCGTGCTCGAGCGCGCGCTGGAGATCGGGGCCGACTACGCGTTCGACACCCGCGACGATCGGTTGCAGGACAAGATCGCCGAAGTTACCGGCGGCCGGAAGCTCGACGTCGCATTCGACGCCGTCGGGTTGAAGGTGACCTTCGAGCAGGCACTGGACTCCCTGACCGCGGGTGGCCGGCTGGTGGGCGTGGGCATGAGCGCGGAGTCGCCGACGGTGGGCCCGACTGCCATGTTCGGGTTGAGCCGCAAGCAGGCGCTGGGGCATCTCGGCTATCAGAACGTCGACATCGAAACCCTGGCCAAGCTGGTTTCCTATGGACGCCTTGATCTTTCGCGATCCATCAGCCAGGTCATCCCGCTGCAAGACATCCATGCCGGCATCGAGATGCTGGAGCGCCAGGAAGGCAATCCGATCCGGATCTTGGTGCAGCCCGGCCGATAA
- a CDS encoding TOBE domain-containing protein: protein MRLSTRNQLKGTISEVTLGSVMAIVKIRLDGGDQIVTSSITKDAAQDLGLTVGQPATVFIKSTEVTIGVE from the coding sequence ATGCGGCTATCGACCAGAAACCAACTCAAGGGCACCATCAGCGAAGTCACCCTCGGCAGCGTGATGGCCATCGTCAAGATTCGGCTCGACGGCGGCGATCAGATCGTCACGTCGTCCATCACCAAAGACGCCGCGCAGGACCTGGGTCTGACCGTCGGTCAGCCCGCCACCGTGTTCATCAAGTCGACCGAAGTCACGATCGGCGTCGAGTGA
- a CDS encoding TetR/AcrR family transcriptional regulator, whose amino-acid sequence MTAVADDAVAAQPDPFRLRLLDGLAASIGERGYRATTVADIVRHARTSKRTFYDQFASKEQCFLDLLRSEIEIMAEDIRSAVDPEADWHQQIRQAVGGYVGNIESRPAITLSWIRELPSLGDFARPVQRQGLELLTGVLVDLSGSPGFRRAKLPPLTVPLAVILVGGLRELVALAVEDGRPVRSIVEPAVDASVALLGPRH is encoded by the coding sequence GTGACGGCAGTGGCTGACGACGCGGTTGCGGCGCAACCTGATCCGTTTCGGCTGCGACTACTCGACGGCTTGGCCGCATCGATCGGCGAACGAGGGTATCGCGCTACCACGGTCGCCGACATCGTCCGCCATGCCCGCACCTCCAAACGCACGTTCTACGACCAGTTCGCCAGCAAGGAGCAGTGCTTCCTGGACCTGCTGCGATCCGAGATCGAGATCATGGCCGAAGACATCCGGTCGGCCGTGGACCCCGAGGCTGACTGGCACCAGCAGATCCGGCAAGCGGTCGGAGGGTACGTCGGCAACATCGAATCCCGGCCGGCCATCACGCTGAGCTGGATCCGTGAGCTTCCCTCCCTGGGCGATTTCGCTCGCCCGGTGCAGCGCCAGGGCCTGGAGTTGCTCACCGGCGTGCTGGTCGACCTGAGCGGCAGTCCGGGATTCCGGCGAGCGAAGCTGCCGCCGCTGACGGTCCCGTTGGCGGTGATCCTGGTGGGCGGCTTGCGGGAACTGGTGGCGCTGGCCGTCGAAGACGGCAGGCCGGTACGAAGCATCGTCGAACCGGCGGTGGATGCGTCGGTGGCGCTGCTCGGGCCGCGGCACTGA